In a single window of the Planctomycetota bacterium genome:
- a CDS encoding LEPR-XLL domain-containing protein — translation MASRANHRRGRPTPKTRLGVEGLEPRVLLSAAAAEPLLEELVGPLAFAAEQTVAATPSDYVPIPGDTVETGTRVRVFDLFGGTWSDAEKDATSGEDDNLCWAATLSNLLEYTGWGFVGGMTNSDQILDYYEQHWKDVGETVEPALKWFFDGVGNANVDVAGGGFYPHLNYSDYFSVEDSDADVMSFVDAQIRAGSPVGLWVLDGFNHEITCWGFNYDDTKVPGATDYYLGVWITDSDDNKGEANGYTAPNHLHYYNVVWDSGNGWWEMPDYGGPDLHITQAVAIQRANGPVLAINGDQDQANQDDVINVSLDATGTWLRITLNSVQIENILASSLHELNIKGWGGNDTLTIDFTNGDPLANLTLRFDGGAGGEDALAITGGTGKIGSYRPGTTVGDGVVQVGNSTITFTGLEPVTVSGFAEFTFITPNSNDIITIDSPSAGQNRVSGTSGGVAFESLTFFNVTHFLLDTATNDGPLGSPNDTVTFSSDLVATGLASFTVDLGPGNDTADASAVTSLGVTLLGGPGDDTLTGGAGNDHIEGGDGHDTLAPGPGVLEAVNGGAGQDLLILDTTQTTVTFHDYVGYLQVNYGASSLLGLDIETVEVYARTNGTTVRVEDLANTGLRTLMVDFRGTGNTLAVEGSDIADTIGAALDPFTGWPTVTTRWGEVTALGVSVADGDSLIIDGRGGNDVIQVSPSVQSGPQSFLITLNGDDGDDYLSAGGQLNGGAGNDTLIGGAGNDKLDGGSGDDVFVGNGGTDDIGGGAANSIGDTILIQGTSGNDTISATLDGNGFLVVNVNGLITIYRDFIGGSFDGCGIERILIQAGDGDDSITVQPLTEASYSIFGGAPNGQVQQPSGDVLNLVGAVNPIYHQGPELDAGWFTFTGALPVSFDEIERLQLDGQLLILPDPLEPNNSIATATVLGSLPKITLNDLTIHDATDQDFFQITAQDTGKLVINLHFLHADGDLDMQVQDASGDIVAWALSTTDDELLVIPVVGQQRYYIRVYGFIGATNQYDLEIENFAAPLVDAVILDPMSDTGASHSDNVTNLATPRIFLEADLSDFNSEGINILDPSEVAANLPGAAVQVLVNNVPVGYATPVAGTDFTLFEYTLLPGQLSTTFIPAPGGAGLNLIKGAVRIFDGQSPQATGRSQLSGPLQLTYDPTAPTGTVPDMLATSDTGAS, via the coding sequence CGTCGAGGGCCTTGAGCCCAGGGTGCTGCTGTCGGCTGCCGCGGCTGAGCCTCTGCTGGAGGAATTGGTCGGCCCGTTGGCCTTCGCCGCCGAGCAGACGGTGGCCGCAACACCCTCGGACTATGTGCCCATCCCCGGTGACACGGTCGAGACCGGCACCCGCGTGCGCGTATTCGACCTCTTCGGTGGCACCTGGTCCGACGCCGAGAAGGACGCCACGTCGGGCGAGGACGACAATCTGTGCTGGGCGGCCACCCTCAGCAACCTCCTGGAATACACGGGCTGGGGCTTCGTGGGCGGCATGACCAATTCCGACCAGATACTCGACTACTACGAGCAACACTGGAAAGACGTGGGTGAGACGGTGGAGCCCGCGCTCAAGTGGTTCTTCGACGGCGTGGGCAATGCCAACGTGGACGTGGCCGGCGGCGGCTTCTACCCGCATCTCAACTACTCCGACTACTTCTCCGTTGAGGACAGCGACGCCGATGTGATGAGCTTCGTGGATGCCCAAATCCGCGCGGGCTCGCCCGTGGGTCTCTGGGTTCTCGACGGCTTCAACCACGAGATCACCTGCTGGGGCTTCAACTACGACGACACCAAGGTGCCCGGCGCCACCGACTACTACCTCGGCGTGTGGATCACGGACTCCGACGATAACAAGGGCGAGGCCAATGGCTACACGGCCCCCAACCACCTGCACTACTACAACGTCGTCTGGGACAGCGGCAACGGCTGGTGGGAGATGCCCGACTATGGCGGGCCTGACCTCCACATCACCCAGGCTGTCGCCATCCAACGCGCCAACGGCCCCGTGCTCGCCATCAACGGCGACCAGGACCAAGCGAACCAGGACGATGTGATCAACGTCTCACTGGACGCTACGGGCACCTGGCTCCGGATCACGCTCAACTCCGTCCAGATCGAGAACATCCTGGCCTCCTCCCTTCACGAGCTCAACATCAAGGGCTGGGGCGGCAACGACACGCTGACGATTGACTTCACCAACGGCGACCCGCTGGCCAACCTGACGCTGCGCTTCGACGGTGGCGCCGGCGGCGAAGACGCTCTCGCGATCACCGGCGGCACCGGCAAGATCGGCTCCTATCGCCCCGGCACCACGGTTGGCGACGGCGTCGTGCAGGTCGGCAACTCGACCATCACCTTCACCGGCCTCGAACCCGTCACCGTCAGCGGCTTTGCCGAGTTCACCTTCATCACGCCCAACAGCAACGACATCATCACTATTGACAGCCCCTCGGCTGGCCAGAACCGCGTCAGCGGCACCAGCGGCGGCGTGGCCTTCGAGAGTCTCACCTTTTTCAACGTCACCCACTTCCTCCTCGACACCGCCACGAACGACGGCCCGCTGGGCAGCCCGAACGACACCGTGACCTTTTCCTCCGACCTCGTGGCCACGGGCCTCGCCAGCTTCACCGTGGACCTCGGCCCCGGCAACGACACGGCCGACGCCTCCGCCGTCACCAGCCTGGGCGTCACCCTCCTCGGCGGCCCGGGCGACGACACCCTCACCGGCGGCGCGGGCAACGACCACATCGAGGGCGGCGACGGGCACGACACCCTGGCCCCCGGCCCCGGCGTGCTCGAGGCCGTGAATGGCGGCGCGGGCCAAGACCTTCTCATTCTGGACACCACGCAGACCACCGTCACCTTCCACGACTACGTGGGCTATCTCCAGGTCAACTACGGCGCGAGCAGCCTGCTGGGCCTCGACATCGAGACGGTTGAGGTGTACGCCAGGACCAACGGAACCACCGTCCGCGTCGAGGATCTCGCGAATACCGGCCTGCGCACCCTGATGGTGGACTTCCGCGGCACAGGGAACACCCTGGCCGTGGAGGGCTCCGACATCGCCGATACAATCGGGGCGGCCCTGGATCCTTTCACCGGGTGGCCCACGGTGACCACACGATGGGGTGAGGTCACGGCGCTCGGAGTGTCCGTCGCAGATGGCGATAGCCTCATTATTGACGGGCGGGGTGGCAACGACGTCATCCAAGTGAGCCCAAGTGTCCAGTCCGGACCCCAAAGCTTCCTGATCACACTCAACGGCGACGACGGCGACGATTACCTGTCCGCGGGCGGCCAACTCAACGGCGGCGCCGGCAACGACACCCTGATTGGCGGCGCTGGGAATGACAAGTTGGACGGCGGCAGCGGCGATGACGTCTTCGTCGGCAACGGCGGCACCGACGATATCGGCGGGGGCGCCGCGAACTCCATCGGCGACACAATCCTGATTCAAGGCACCTCGGGCAACGACACCATCTCGGCCACCCTCGACGGCAACGGCTTCCTTGTCGTCAACGTCAACGGGCTGATCACCATCTACAGGGACTTCATCGGAGGCTCCTTCGATGGATGCGGCATCGAGCGCATCCTCATTCAGGCTGGCGATGGGGATGACTCCATCACCGTCCAGCCCCTCACGGAGGCGTCTTACAGCATCTTCGGCGGCGCGCCCAACGGCCAGGTCCAGCAGCCCTCGGGCGACGTCCTCAACCTCGTCGGAGCCGTGAATCCTATCTATCATCAAGGCCCCGAGCTCGATGCCGGCTGGTTCACCTTCACCGGCGCTTTGCCCGTGAGTTTCGACGAGATCGAGAGGCTCCAACTCGATGGGCAACTCCTCATCCTCCCCGACCCGCTCGAACCCAACAATTCCATCGCCACCGCCACCGTGCTCGGCTCGCTGCCCAAGATCACCCTCAACGACTTGACCATCCACGATGCAACCGACCAGGACTTCTTCCAGATCACCGCGCAAGACACCGGCAAGCTCGTCATCAACCTCCACTTCCTCCATGCGGACGGCGACCTGGATATGCAGGTCCAGGACGCCTCGGGGGACATCGTCGCCTGGGCCCTATCCACCACCGACGATGAGTTGCTCGTCATCCCCGTCGTCGGCCAGCAGCGCTACTACATCCGCGTCTACGGCTTCATCGGCGCGACCAACCAGTACGACCTCGAGATCGAGAACTTCGCGGCCCCGCTCGTGGACGCGGTGATTCTCGACCCCATGAGCGACACGGGCGCTTCCCACTCCGACAATGTGACGAACCTGGCCACGCCACGCATCTTCCTCGAGGCCGACCTGTCCGACTTCAACTCCGAGGGCATCAACATCCTCGACCCCAGCGAAGTCGCGGCCAACCTGCCCGGCGCGGCCGTCCAGGTCCTCGTCAACAACGTCCCCGTCGGCTATGCCACACCGGTAGCGGGTACCGACTTCACGCTCTTCGAGTACACCCTGTTGCCCGGCCAGCTCTCCACCACCTTCATCCCGGCCCCAGGCGGCGCCGGCCTCAA